In one window of Skermanella rosea DNA:
- the dapF gene encoding diaminopimelate epimerase, giving the protein MTIPFLKMHGLGNDFVVIDARGTDLSLNEAQARAIADRRTGVGCDQFIVIEPPRTPGATAFMRIRNPDGSEAGACGNATRCVAHLLMRETGQSSAVVETIAGLLPSTIAEDGMVTVDMGPARLDWSDIPLAGPADTLRLDVSEGGYAGPVAVSMGNPHAVFFVDDVAAVPLESVGPRLEHHPAFPRKANIEFAQVLSPTRIRMRVWERSAGITRACGSGACAVQVAAVRRGLTERRAEVMLDGGSLVIEWREDGHVLMTGPVTLSFTGHLAPDLVALDPVEA; this is encoded by the coding sequence ATGACCATCCCGTTCCTGAAAATGCACGGGCTCGGCAACGACTTCGTCGTCATCGACGCCCGCGGCACCGACTTGTCCCTGAACGAAGCGCAGGCCCGCGCCATCGCGGACCGGCGCACGGGCGTGGGCTGCGACCAGTTCATCGTGATCGAGCCGCCGCGGACGCCCGGCGCCACCGCCTTCATGCGCATCCGCAATCCCGACGGCAGCGAGGCCGGAGCCTGCGGCAACGCGACGCGCTGCGTCGCTCATCTCCTGATGCGGGAAACGGGGCAGTCCAGCGCGGTGGTCGAGACGATCGCGGGGCTCCTGCCCTCCACGATCGCCGAGGACGGCATGGTCACCGTGGATATGGGTCCGGCTCGGCTCGACTGGAGCGACATTCCCCTGGCCGGTCCCGCCGACACCTTGAGGCTCGATGTTTCCGAGGGCGGCTACGCCGGACCGGTCGCGGTGAGCATGGGCAACCCGCACGCGGTGTTCTTCGTGGACGACGTCGCGGCGGTGCCGCTCGAAAGCGTCGGCCCCCGGCTGGAACACCACCCCGCCTTTCCCCGGAAGGCCAATATCGAGTTCGCCCAGGTCCTCTCCCCGACCCGGATCCGCATGCGGGTCTGGGAACGGAGCGCCGGCATCACCCGGGCCTGCGGCTCGGGCGCGTGCGCCGTGCAGGTCGCCGCCGTCCGCCGCGGCCTGACGGAGCGGCGCGCCGAAGTGATGCTCGACGGCGGCAGCCTGGTCATCGAATGGCGGGAGGACGGTCACGTCCTGATGACCGGTCCCGTCACCCTCAGCTTCACCGGCCACCTGGCGCCGGATCTGGTGGCCCTGGATCCGGTGGAAGCATGA
- a CDS encoding methyl-accepting chemotaxis protein has protein sequence MTLSNSSLLTRLLAGFSAVLALACLLGLLALNQLETVTGLTTRLYHNSFAVSTAALEANAGIIAMHRSMKDVALAPDSAAIDTAVAAVDLQEKRVFAAMAMVQERYLGDRTDVEAALKSVRDWQPIRARLIAAMKAGNRAEASEITRTIGAEQVRLIGERMESLTEAARTRAAAAAAAAETTGNEAWTLILGALAVMVAVGVAIALAITRNVSGQIGRLRDTMERLARQDYGVAVPYADRTNEIGRMAKSVEFFKENGLAVERLRAEQESAKAAAEAERKRQIMALADDFESHVEAVVEHVASAATEMTATASSMSACAEQATRQSAAAAAAAEEASGNVQTVASAAEELSSSIAEIGRQVAQATGTTREAVTKAERTNSIVAGLSDAAHKIGEVVSLINDIASQTNLLALNATIEAARAGEAGKGFAIVASEVKNLANQTAKATEEIASQISSVQGATGQAVAAIQDIAATIAAVSDASTAIASAVEQQRAATDEIARNVEQAARGTQEVSANIAGVSEAAHEASRAASQVLSEAGQLSKQSESLNREVGTFMHKVRAG, from the coding sequence ATGACACTCAGCAACAGCAGCCTTCTGACCCGCCTTTTGGCAGGCTTCTCGGCGGTCCTGGCGCTGGCGTGTCTGCTCGGCCTGCTCGCCTTGAACCAGCTCGAGACCGTCACCGGCCTCACGACGCGCCTCTATCACAACTCGTTCGCGGTCTCGACCGCGGCGCTGGAGGCGAACGCAGGCATCATCGCCATGCACCGCTCCATGAAGGACGTGGCGCTGGCTCCCGACTCGGCCGCGATCGACACCGCCGTCGCGGCGGTGGACCTCCAGGAAAAACGCGTCTTCGCGGCGATGGCCATGGTCCAGGAACGCTACCTCGGCGACCGGACCGACGTGGAAGCCGCGCTGAAATCGGTTCGGGACTGGCAGCCGATCCGGGCGCGCCTGATCGCCGCCATGAAGGCCGGCAATCGCGCCGAAGCTTCCGAGATCACCCGCACCATCGGCGCCGAGCAGGTCAGGCTGATCGGCGAGCGGATGGAGAGCCTGACCGAGGCCGCGCGCACGCGCGCCGCCGCCGCCGCCGCCGCCGCGGAGACGACCGGGAACGAGGCCTGGACGCTGATTCTCGGGGCGCTCGCCGTCATGGTGGCCGTCGGCGTCGCCATCGCGCTGGCGATCACCCGCAACGTCAGCGGACAGATCGGACGCCTCCGCGACACCATGGAACGGCTGGCCCGGCAGGATTACGGCGTAGCCGTCCCCTACGCGGACCGCACCAACGAGATCGGCCGGATGGCCAAGTCCGTGGAATTCTTCAAGGAGAACGGTCTGGCCGTCGAGCGGCTGCGCGCCGAGCAGGAGTCCGCCAAGGCAGCCGCGGAGGCGGAGCGCAAGCGCCAGATCATGGCGCTCGCCGACGATTTCGAGTCCCACGTGGAAGCGGTGGTCGAGCACGTCGCCTCCGCCGCGACGGAGATGACCGCGACGGCCAGCTCCATGTCCGCCTGCGCGGAGCAGGCGACCCGCCAGTCCGCCGCGGCGGCCGCCGCCGCCGAGGAGGCGTCGGGCAACGTCCAGACCGTCGCCTCCGCGGCGGAGGAGCTTTCCTCCTCCATCGCCGAGATCGGCCGGCAGGTCGCCCAGGCGACCGGCACCACCCGCGAGGCCGTGACCAAGGCCGAGCGCACCAACTCCATCGTCGCGGGCCTGTCCGACGCCGCCCACAAGATCGGCGAGGTGGTCAGCCTGATCAACGACATCGCCAGCCAGACCAACCTGCTGGCGCTGAACGCCACGATCGAGGCGGCCCGGGCCGGAGAGGCCGGCAAGGGATTCGCCATCGTCGCGTCCGAGGTCAAGAACCTCGCCAACCAGACCGCCAAGGCGACGGAGGAGATCGCCAGCCAGATCTCCTCGGTCCAGGGCGCCACGGGACAGGCGGTCGCGGCCATCCAGGACATCGCGGCGACCATCGCCGCGGTCAGCGACGCCTCCACCGCCATCGCCTCGGCGGTGGAGCAGCAGCGCGCCGCGACCGACGAGATCGCCCGCAACGTCGAGCAGGCCGCCCGCGGCACCCAGGAGGTCTCGGCGAACATCGCCGGCGTCTCCGAAGCCGCCCACGAGGCCAGCCGCGCCGCCAGCCAAGTCCTGTCCGAGGCGGGCCAGCTGTCCAAACAGTCGGAATCCCTCAACCGCGAGGTCGGCACCTTCATGCACAAGGTCCGCGCGGGGTGA
- a CDS encoding DUF4344 domain-containing metallopeptidase — protein MMGVRGGFRRLVACIAVILSLAFPATARQVTAEERREADLFILGNTLFILYHELGHALIDLLGLPVLGHEEDAADNLASIMMIPDEPDPVMDELIVAAADGWYLGNLWQQEAGNAEPSWWGEHSLDMQRFYSVVCLMYGSDPAGFAELADSVNLPSDRRTSCAGDYQQARASWSRLLAPHLLPAETRADRRSAVTLDFEPPAAGQDYVASLLHESGLIEAVARDIGTGFKLPRDLHVRFHPCGGSNANAFYDSGAAAVSVCYELVAFYNDLILRDISRR, from the coding sequence ATGATGGGGGTGCGGGGCGGCTTCCGCCGCCTGGTAGCGTGTATCGCCGTCATCCTGTCCCTCGCCTTCCCCGCCACCGCCCGCCAGGTCACGGCGGAGGAGCGCCGGGAAGCCGACCTGTTCATCCTCGGCAACACCCTCTTCATCCTGTATCACGAACTGGGCCATGCCCTGATCGACCTGCTCGGCCTTCCCGTCCTGGGCCACGAGGAGGACGCCGCCGACAACCTCGCCAGCATCATGATGATCCCGGACGAGCCGGACCCGGTGATGGACGAGCTGATCGTCGCCGCGGCCGACGGCTGGTACCTCGGCAATCTCTGGCAGCAGGAGGCCGGCAATGCCGAGCCGTCCTGGTGGGGCGAGCATTCGCTCGACATGCAGCGGTTCTATTCCGTCGTCTGCCTGATGTACGGCAGCGATCCCGCAGGCTTCGCCGAACTGGCCGACAGCGTCAACCTGCCCTCCGACCGGCGCACCTCGTGCGCCGGGGACTACCAGCAGGCCCGCGCCAGCTGGAGCCGCCTGCTGGCCCCGCACCTGCTTCCCGCGGAGACCCGTGCCGACAGGCGAAGCGCCGTGACGCTCGATTTCGAGCCGCCGGCGGCCGGCCAGGACTATGTCGCATCCCTGTTGCACGAGTCGGGCCTCATCGAAGCCGTCGCCCGCGATATCGGGACCGGGTTCAAGCTGCCGCGCGACCTGCACGTCCGGTTCCATCCGTGCGGCGGGAGCAATGCCAACGCCTTTTACGACAGTGGCGCCGCTGCCGTATCCGTCTGCTACGAACTCGTCGCGTTCTATAACGACCTGATCCTGCGGGATATTTCCAGGCGCTAG
- a CDS encoding undecaprenyl-diphosphate phosphatase, which translates to MDDSTLISALVMGVVEGLTEFIPVSSTGHLILIGDLLGFQGPPGRLFEVVIQLGAILAVCVVYFQRLWHIAVTLPTSAASRRFVVAILLAFLPAVVIGVFAHGFIKSVLFSPYVVSVALIVGGIAILVIERNLPEPRHFEVEAFSPKLALGIGFVQTLAMIPGVSRSGATILGSLLMGVERRTAAEFSFFLAIPTMAGAVVYDTYKNYSTLTSDGSLVIAIGFIAAFLAGLLVVRSLVAFVSRYGFTPFGWYRIAVGAAMLVILSMR; encoded by the coding sequence ATGGACGACAGTACCCTGATAAGCGCCCTGGTGATGGGCGTGGTCGAAGGCTTGACCGAATTCATACCCGTCTCCTCCACCGGGCACCTGATCCTGATCGGCGACCTGCTGGGATTCCAGGGTCCGCCCGGACGCCTGTTCGAGGTGGTGATACAGCTCGGCGCGATCCTCGCGGTCTGCGTCGTCTATTTCCAGCGCCTCTGGCACATCGCGGTGACGCTGCCGACCAGCGCCGCGTCGCGCCGCTTCGTGGTCGCCATATTGCTGGCGTTCCTGCCGGCCGTCGTGATCGGCGTGTTCGCCCACGGCTTCATCAAGAGCGTGCTGTTCTCGCCCTACGTGGTTTCCGTGGCGCTGATCGTCGGCGGCATCGCGATCCTCGTGATCGAACGGAACCTGCCCGAGCCGCGCCATTTCGAAGTCGAGGCGTTCTCGCCGAAGCTGGCGCTCGGCATCGGCTTCGTCCAGACCCTGGCCATGATCCCGGGCGTCTCGCGGTCCGGCGCCACGATCCTGGGGTCGTTGCTGATGGGCGTCGAGCGCAGGACGGCGGCCGAGTTCTCGTTCTTCCTCGCGATCCCGACGATGGCGGGCGCGGTGGTCTACGACACCTACAAGAACTACAGTACCCTGACCTCCGACGGTTCGCTGGTGATCGCGATCGGATTCATCGCCGCGTTCCTGGCCGGGCTTCTCGTGGTCAGGAGCCTCGTCGCCTTCGTCAGCCGCTACGGCTTCACGCCCTTCGGCTGGTACCGCATCGCGGTGGGCGCCGCGATGCTGGTGATCTTGTCGATGCGCTGA
- a CDS encoding GtrA family protein — translation MIRRLFRAEFIRFGIVGVVGLLVDIAVLYLCLDISGLGLYASRVVSYLAAATTTWALNRAFTFTGAHAGKIHHQWARFVAVNALGGAVNYAVYAALVASGDPFTAHPALAVAAGSLSGLFFNFTASKKLVFRRA, via the coding sequence ATGATCCGAAGGCTGTTCCGGGCGGAATTCATCCGCTTCGGCATCGTCGGGGTGGTCGGACTGCTGGTCGACATCGCGGTCCTGTACCTGTGCCTGGATATCAGCGGCCTCGGCCTCTATGCGTCGCGGGTGGTCTCGTACCTGGCGGCGGCGACGACCACGTGGGCGCTCAACCGCGCCTTCACCTTCACGGGCGCCCATGCCGGCAAGATCCACCACCAGTGGGCCCGCTTCGTCGCGGTCAACGCCCTGGGCGGTGCCGTGAACTACGCGGTCTACGCGGCGCTGGTCGCATCGGGCGATCCCTTCACCGCCCACCCCGCCCTTGCCGTGGCGGCCGGATCCCTGTCGGGGCTCTTTTTCAATTTCACCGCCTCCAAGAAGCTGGTATTCCGCCGCGCGTGA
- a CDS encoding glycosyltransferase family 2 protein, with protein sequence MIDQFSDASQDLSTAAKRSPVAVAVPDSGSLEAALPGLTGLEIAVLIPCYNEEASIASVVRDFRAALPGAAIYVYDNNSKDRTVELAREAGAIVRTEPLQGKGNVVRRMFADIEADVYVLVDGDDTYHAPSAPALVAKLVDQQLDMVNGARVTDIAAAYRPGHRFGNMMLTGIVAKIFGNRVADMLSGYRVFSRRFVKSFPALSGGFEIETELTVHALELRMPMSDVTTPYKDRPPGSASKLRTYYDGFRILKLIMVLVKEERPLQFFSAIAGVLAFLSIVLAWPVVATYMQTGLVPRLPTAVLSTGLMLLGFLSLTCGLILETVTRGRREIKRMQYLRIPAPGVRDPARDSKDRR encoded by the coding sequence TTGATAGACCAGTTCTCCGACGCCAGCCAAGATCTCAGCACGGCAGCCAAGCGCTCCCCCGTCGCCGTCGCCGTTCCGGACAGCGGCTCGCTCGAGGCGGCCTTACCCGGCCTGACGGGCCTGGAGATCGCCGTCTTGATCCCCTGTTACAACGAGGAGGCGTCGATCGCCTCCGTGGTCCGCGATTTCCGGGCAGCGCTGCCGGGCGCCGCCATCTATGTCTACGACAACAATTCCAAGGACCGCACGGTCGAGCTGGCGCGCGAAGCGGGCGCCATCGTCCGTACCGAACCCCTCCAGGGCAAGGGCAACGTGGTTCGGCGGATGTTCGCCGACATCGAGGCCGACGTGTATGTCCTGGTCGACGGTGACGACACCTACCATGCGCCCAGCGCTCCGGCCCTGGTCGCCAAGCTGGTCGACCAGCAGCTCGACATGGTCAACGGCGCGCGGGTGACCGACATCGCCGCCGCCTACCGTCCCGGGCACCGTTTCGGCAACATGATGCTGACCGGCATCGTCGCGAAGATCTTCGGCAACCGGGTCGCCGACATGCTGTCGGGCTACCGGGTGTTCTCGCGCCGTTTCGTCAAGAGCTTCCCGGCCCTCAGCGGCGGCTTCGAGATCGAGACGGAACTGACGGTCCACGCGCTTGAACTGCGCATGCCCATGTCCGACGTGACTACCCCCTACAAGGACCGTCCGCCGGGTTCCGCCAGCAAGCTGCGGACATATTACGACGGCTTCCGCATCCTGAAGCTGATCATGGTGCTGGTGAAGGAGGAGCGCCCGCTCCAGTTCTTCAGCGCGATCGCCGGCGTGCTGGCGTTCCTGTCGATCGTGCTCGCCTGGCCGGTGGTCGCCACCTACATGCAGACCGGCCTGGTGCCGCGCCTGCCGACGGCGGTCCTATCCACCGGGCTGATGCTGCTGGGGTTCCTCAGCCTGACCTGCGGCCTCATCCTGGAGACGGTGACCCGCGGCCGGCGCGAGATCAAGCGCATGCAGTATCTCAGGATCCCCGCCCCCGGCGTCCGCGACCCGGCGCGCGACTCGAAGGACAGGCGATGA
- a CDS encoding Rpn family recombination-promoting nuclease/putative transposase yields the protein MPASDSLYHRLFAHPLMVEQLIRGFVPEDVAAGLDFTRMERVNAKFHARDGRRREGDLIWRVPTLSGEVVHIYLMLEFQSRSDWWMAIRVMVYVGLLWQHLIRELKLPPGSPLPPVLPVVLYNGEAPWNAPLDAAGLMGLAPNAALWPWQPGIRYHLIDEGRLGAEDLARKDGLVALLFRIETCTRPAELPGLVGEVIGWFRRHADHDSLKLAFGEVVAQAVAALVGGDGPVAVPSGLGEVQDMLSERIKIWERELRAEGRAEGRADMLSRQLRRRFGDLPAEVDDLIASATMDQLDTYMDRLMDARKLADVFPDIDPG from the coding sequence ATGCCTGCCTCAGACAGCCTGTACCACCGCCTCTTCGCGCACCCGCTGATGGTCGAGCAGCTGATCCGCGGCTTCGTGCCGGAGGACGTCGCCGCCGGGCTGGACTTCACCCGCATGGAACGGGTCAACGCCAAGTTCCACGCCCGCGACGGCCGCCGGCGGGAGGGCGACCTGATCTGGCGCGTGCCGACCCTGTCCGGCGAGGTCGTCCACATCTACCTGATGCTGGAGTTCCAGTCGCGCTCCGACTGGTGGATGGCGATCCGGGTCATGGTCTATGTCGGCCTGCTGTGGCAGCATCTCATCCGGGAGCTGAAGCTGCCGCCCGGCTCGCCCCTGCCGCCGGTGCTGCCGGTGGTGCTCTACAACGGCGAGGCCCCGTGGAACGCGCCGCTCGACGCCGCCGGCCTGATGGGCTTGGCCCCCAACGCGGCGCTCTGGCCTTGGCAGCCGGGCATCCGCTATCATCTCATCGACGAGGGCAGGCTCGGCGCCGAGGACCTCGCCCGGAAGGACGGGCTGGTGGCGCTGCTCTTCCGGATCGAGACCTGCACCCGGCCCGCCGAGCTGCCCGGACTGGTCGGCGAGGTGATCGGCTGGTTCCGGAGGCATGCCGACCACGACTCGCTGAAGCTGGCCTTCGGCGAGGTGGTGGCCCAGGCCGTGGCGGCGCTGGTTGGCGGGGACGGGCCGGTGGCGGTCCCGTCGGGACTAGGGGAGGTTCAGGACATGCTGTCGGAACGGATCAAGATCTGGGAGCGCGAACTGCGGGCCGAAGGCAGGGCCGAGGGCAGAGCGGACATGCTGTCTCGGCAGCTCAGGCGCCGGTTCGGCGACCTGCCGGCAGAGGTCGATGACCTGATCGCCTCGGCGACCATGGATCAACTCGACACCTACATGGACCGCCTGATGGACGCCAGGAAGCTCGCCGACGTCTTTCCGGATATCGATCCCGGCTGA
- the purD gene encoding phosphoribosylamine--glycine ligase, whose amino-acid sequence MKVLVVGSGGREHALCWAIAASPLCDKLYCAPGNAGIAREAECVAIKADDLDGLVRFATGNAVDFVVVGPEQPLVLGLVDRLEAAGIKAFGPTAAAAALEGSKGFMKDLCAKYGIPTAAYGRFTDAESARAFVRGRGAPIVVKADGLAAGKGVTIARTVEEAMAAIDEAMVESRFGDAGAELVIEEFLAGEEASFFALVDGSTALPLVSAQDHKAAFDGDTGPNTGGMGAYSPAPVMTPALEARVMREIIEPTVRGMAAEGRPFKGVLYAGLMIVDSPQGPAPKLLEYNTRFGDPETQVLMKRMMSDVLPALIASRDGVLRNFQLRWYDDTALCVVMAAKGYPGDYVRRTEIHGLDEAGALPDVTVFHAGTVLSEDGHVLADGGRVLGVTAIAPTVREAQGLAYEAVDRISWPEGFCRRDIGWRAVGRV is encoded by the coding sequence ATGAAGGTACTGGTGGTCGGCTCGGGTGGACGCGAGCACGCGCTCTGTTGGGCGATCGCGGCGTCCCCCCTCTGCGACAAGCTCTACTGCGCGCCCGGCAACGCAGGCATCGCGCGCGAGGCCGAATGCGTCGCGATCAAGGCCGACGACCTCGACGGCCTGGTGCGCTTCGCCACGGGGAACGCCGTCGATTTCGTCGTCGTCGGGCCGGAGCAGCCGCTGGTGCTGGGCCTGGTGGACCGGCTGGAGGCCGCGGGCATCAAGGCGTTCGGCCCGACCGCGGCGGCCGCGGCGCTCGAGGGCTCCAAGGGCTTCATGAAGGATCTCTGCGCCAAGTACGGCATCCCGACCGCCGCCTACGGCCGCTTCACCGACGCCGAATCGGCCCGCGCCTTCGTCCGCGGGCGCGGCGCGCCCATCGTCGTCAAGGCCGACGGGCTGGCGGCCGGCAAGGGCGTGACGATCGCCCGCACCGTCGAGGAGGCCATGGCCGCGATCGACGAGGCGATGGTCGAGTCGCGGTTCGGCGATGCCGGCGCCGAACTGGTGATCGAGGAGTTCCTGGCGGGCGAGGAGGCCAGCTTCTTCGCCCTGGTCGACGGTTCCACCGCCCTGCCCCTGGTCTCGGCCCAGGACCACAAGGCCGCGTTCGACGGCGACACCGGCCCCAATACCGGCGGCATGGGCGCCTATTCCCCGGCGCCGGTGATGACTCCGGCGCTTGAGGCGCGCGTCATGCGGGAGATCATCGAGCCGACGGTGCGCGGCATGGCGGCAGAGGGCAGGCCGTTCAAGGGCGTGCTCTATGCCGGCCTGATGATCGTGGACTCGCCCCAGGGACCGGCCCCGAAGCTGCTGGAATACAACACCCGTTTCGGCGACCCGGAAACCCAGGTGCTGATGAAGCGGATGATGTCGGACGTGCTGCCGGCCCTGATCGCGTCCCGCGACGGCGTCCTCAGGAATTTCCAGCTCCGCTGGTACGACGACACGGCCCTGTGCGTCGTCATGGCCGCCAAGGGCTATCCCGGCGACTATGTCCGCCGGACCGAGATCCACGGGCTGGACGAGGCCGGCGCCCTGCCCGACGTCACCGTCTTCCACGCCGGCACGGTCCTGTCCGAAGACGGCCACGTCCTGGCCGACGGCGGCCGGGTGCTGGGCGTCACGGCCATCGCCCCGACGGTGCGCGAAGCCCAGGGCCTGGCCTACGAGGCGGTGGATAGGATCAGTTGGCCGGAAGGCTTCTGCCGCCGCGACATCGGCTGGCGCGCCGTCGGGCGGGTGTGA
- the xseA gene encoding exodeoxyribonuclease VII large subunit — MDRDPVPSRPGSNLAEFTVTELSRALKRTVEESFGYVRVRGEVSQPKRHGSGHVYLRLKDETSVIESVCWRGTAAKLAVRPEEGMEVICTGRLTTYPGRSQYQLVIETMELAGEGALLKLLEERKRRLAAEGLFDPSRKRPLPFLPGVIGVVTSPTGAVIRDILHRLADRFPRHVLLWPVAVQGEGAAGQVAAAIRGFNGIAPGGPVPRPDLIIVARGGGSLEDLMAFNEEIVVRAAADSAIPLISAVGHETDTTLIDFASDRRAPTPTAAAEMAVPVRAELIALVLEFQRRLHGGTGRMILERRNLVEGLARGLGDPQALLEGCVQRLDDRWERLGIAVAGTIERRRTRVAELGAKLRHPREVMTAARGRLQSEARALGAGLRHVVAAEESRFGRIASRLTLLPVRIRVGDGDRRLAELGERMDAGYARLVAERMSRLKAGAALLESYSYRGILGRGFALVTDDAEQRVTSAGDAKAGMPVTLEFHDGKVDAVVGGGGLARRAETPKQPRKTEAKAKQGLLF; from the coding sequence ATGGATCGCGACCCGGTCCCCAGCCGCCCCGGCTCGAACCTTGCCGAGTTCACCGTGACAGAATTGTCGCGGGCGCTGAAGCGCACGGTCGAGGAGTCCTTCGGGTATGTGCGCGTCCGGGGCGAGGTTTCCCAGCCCAAGCGGCACGGCTCCGGCCACGTTTACCTGCGCCTGAAGGACGAGACCTCGGTCATCGAGTCGGTCTGCTGGCGCGGGACCGCCGCCAAGCTGGCCGTCCGTCCCGAGGAGGGGATGGAGGTCATCTGCACCGGCCGCCTGACGACATATCCCGGCCGGTCGCAGTACCAGCTGGTGATCGAGACGATGGAACTGGCCGGCGAGGGCGCGCTGCTCAAGCTGCTGGAGGAGCGCAAGCGCCGGCTGGCCGCGGAGGGGCTGTTCGACCCGTCGCGCAAGCGGCCGCTGCCGTTCCTGCCCGGGGTGATCGGGGTCGTCACCTCGCCGACCGGAGCGGTGATCCGGGACATCCTGCACCGGCTCGCCGATCGGTTCCCGCGCCACGTGCTGCTGTGGCCGGTCGCCGTGCAGGGGGAAGGGGCCGCGGGGCAGGTCGCCGCCGCGATCAGGGGGTTCAACGGCATCGCGCCCGGCGGGCCGGTGCCGCGGCCCGACCTGATCATCGTGGCGCGCGGCGGTGGGTCGCTCGAAGATCTGATGGCCTTCAACGAGGAGATCGTGGTGCGTGCCGCGGCCGACAGCGCGATCCCGCTGATTTCCGCCGTCGGGCACGAGACCGACACCACGCTGATCGACTTCGCGTCGGACCGCCGTGCGCCGACGCCGACCGCCGCGGCGGAAATGGCGGTGCCCGTCCGGGCGGAGCTGATCGCCCTGGTGCTCGAGTTCCAGCGCCGGCTGCATGGCGGCACCGGGCGGATGATCCTGGAGCGGCGCAACCTGGTCGAGGGGCTGGCGCGCGGCCTGGGCGATCCGCAGGCGCTGCTGGAAGGCTGCGTCCAGCGGCTGGACGACCGCTGGGAACGGCTCGGCATCGCGGTCGCCGGCACGATCGAGCGCCGGCGGACGCGGGTCGCCGAATTGGGCGCCAAGCTGCGCCACCCGCGCGAGGTGATGACGGCGGCGCGCGGGCGGCTGCAATCGGAGGCGCGCGCGCTGGGCGCGGGCCTGCGCCATGTCGTCGCGGCGGAGGAAAGCCGGTTCGGCCGGATCGCCTCGCGGCTGACGCTGCTGCCGGTCCGCATCCGCGTCGGGGACGGCGACAGGAGGCTTGCCGAGCTGGGCGAGAGGATGGATGCCGGCTATGCGCGGCTGGTCGCCGAGCGGATGAGCCGCCTGAAGGCGGGAGCGGCCCTGCTGGAGAGCTATTCCTATCGCGGCATCCTGGGGCGCGGCTTCGCCCTGGTGACCGACGACGCCGAGCAGCGGGTCACCTCCGCGGGCGACGCGAAGGCCGGCATGCCGGTGACGCTGGAATTCCATGACGGCAAGGTCGATGCCGTCGTCGGCGGCGGCGGGCTGGCGCGCAGGGCGGAAACGCCGAAGCAGCCGCGCAAGACGGAAGCGAAAGCCAAGCAGGGGTTGCTGTTCTGA
- a CDS encoding LpxL/LpxP family acyltransferase, producing the protein MATRTNFARLRRRYLGYPLEAALLYFIYGIFAVLPLDAASGLGGWIGRTVGPRLGTSRKALRNIDRALPDATPERRKEILRGMWDNLGRVMAEYPHLDEVWRRTEMIGADSVLRMAKARTPTLFFSAHLANWELNTMGATRNGLPITAVYRRPNNPAVGRLIDHVRAVTGSRFVAKGRTGAREIMATLRDGGSVCMMIDQKMNDGIPVPFFGRDAMTAPAIAQLALRFDCPIVPVLTERLGGARFRLTVFPPMDVPKSGNRDADIRAMMARINAVVEEWVRARPEQWLWLHRRWPD; encoded by the coding sequence ATGGCCACTAGAACCAATTTCGCCCGCCTGCGCCGGCGCTACCTGGGATACCCGCTCGAAGCGGCCCTCCTGTATTTCATCTATGGCATCTTCGCGGTCCTGCCGCTCGACGCCGCCTCGGGGCTGGGCGGCTGGATCGGCCGTACGGTCGGCCCACGCCTGGGTACGTCGCGCAAGGCCCTGCGCAACATCGACCGCGCCTTGCCTGACGCCACGCCGGAGCGGCGGAAGGAGATCCTGCGCGGCATGTGGGACAATCTGGGCCGGGTGATGGCCGAGTATCCCCATCTCGACGAGGTCTGGCGCCGTACCGAGATGATCGGTGCGGACAGCGTCCTGCGAATGGCGAAGGCCAGGACTCCCACGCTGTTCTTTTCCGCCCACCTCGCCAATTGGGAACTCAACACCATGGGGGCGACCCGCAACGGCCTGCCAATCACGGCCGTCTACCGCCGCCCCAACAACCCGGCGGTAGGCCGCCTCATCGACCATGTCCGCGCAGTCACCGGCAGCCGCTTCGTCGCCAAGGGCCGCACCGGTGCTCGCGAGATCATGGCGACCCTGCGGGACGGCGGCAGCGTCTGCATGATGATCGACCAGAAGATGAACGACGGCATTCCGGTCCCGTTCTTCGGGCGAGACGCCATGACCGCGCCGGCGATCGCCCAGCTCGCCCTGCGGTTCGACTGTCCGATCGTCCCGGTCCTGACCGAGCGGCTGGGCGGCGCCAGGTTCCGGCTGACCGTCTTCCCGCCGATGGACGTGCCTAAGTCCGGCAACCGCGACGCCGACATCCGCGCCATGATGGCCAGGATCAATGCCGTGGTGGAGGAGTGGGTCCGCGCCCGGCCCGAGCAGTGGCTTTGGCTCCACCGGCGCTGGCCGGACTGA